The Petrocella atlantisensis genome has a window encoding:
- a CDS encoding ABC transporter ATP-binding protein, producing the protein MIQVEAISKSFQDTKVLNEISFRIQKGDFIAIMGPSGSGKSTLLYSISGMDSISMGKIYFDGVNISNMKENVLSGLRLNKMGFVFQNVQMLKNLSIYDNIILPALVAKKESAANIRKHAKLLMKKTGIEGLEDRDVQEVSGGQLQRASICRAMINHPDILFLDEPTGALNSSATKQVLDILEDLNQEGMTIMTVTHEPHVAARAKKVLYVIDGQIAALKEFEMDGDRDKALAIWLEEMEF; encoded by the coding sequence ATGATTCAGGTTGAAGCAATAAGTAAATCTTTTCAAGATACAAAAGTTTTGAATGAAATATCTTTTAGAATACAGAAAGGTGATTTTATTGCCATCATGGGTCCTTCAGGATCCGGTAAATCTACCCTTCTTTATAGCATCAGTGGCATGGACAGTATTAGTATGGGCAAGATATACTTTGATGGCGTTAATATATCCAATATGAAAGAAAACGTCTTGTCCGGTTTACGTTTGAATAAAATGGGCTTTGTTTTTCAGAATGTACAGATGCTAAAGAATCTATCGATCTATGATAACATCATACTACCCGCCTTGGTTGCAAAAAAAGAGTCTGCAGCCAATATCAGGAAGCATGCTAAGCTTTTAATGAAGAAGACGGGAATAGAAGGGCTTGAAGATCGTGATGTACAAGAAGTTTCAGGCGGTCAGCTGCAACGGGCTTCCATATGTCGTGCTATGATTAATCATCCTGATATTTTGTTTCTCGATGAACCAACGGGTGCCTTGAATTCAAGTGCTACCAAACAGGTGTTGGATATTTTAGAAGATTTAAATCAGGAGGGTATGACCATCATGACCGTTACCCATGAGCCACATGTTGCGGCTAGAGCGAAAAAAGTATTGTATGTCATAGATGGCCAGATTGCAGCCCTAAAGGAATTTGAAATGGATGGAGACAGGGATAAGGCGTTAGCGATTTGGTTAGAAGAAATGGAATTTTAG
- a CDS encoding DUF6773 family protein translates to MKKTNIQDERIVLQKRKIGSDAFGIMYFGLIFSILLQQFMFDAPFSQYAAEFILFFVAAIYVVARNIMVGNDLFNNSFKGQKIVIINAIVCGLTITSISTTLNTINEGIEKMGGTSGIVITAFITFIVGALTSFIGFEILYILNKKKQKKIDEKYMDVDE, encoded by the coding sequence ATGAAAAAAACAAACATTCAAGACGAAAGGATTGTCTTACAGAAAAGAAAAATAGGTAGTGACGCATTTGGAATTATGTACTTCGGTTTAATTTTCTCTATACTACTTCAGCAATTTATGTTTGATGCTCCGTTTTCACAGTACGCAGCAGAATTCATCCTTTTTTTTGTTGCAGCAATTTATGTCGTAGCTAGAAATATTATGGTGGGCAACGATCTTTTTAACAACAGCTTTAAGGGACAAAAAATAGTTATAATAAATGCGATTGTCTGTGGTCTTACCATCACGTCCATTTCAACCACTTTAAATACAATTAATGAAGGTATAGAAAAGATGGGAGGAACAAGCGGTATTGTAATAACGGCATTTATTACTTTTATCGTTGGGGCATTAACCTCCTTTATAGGGTTTGAAATCTTGTATATATTAAATAAAAAAAAGCAAAAGAAAATTGATGAGAAGTACATGGATGTCGATGAATAA
- a CDS encoding ATP-binding protein: protein MKELLILSGKGGTGKTTIASAFIRLSEAKAYADCDVDAPNLHLITGQRYNPLVTDYYGLPKAEIDQDLCIECDRCRQNCRFDGIYVEDSYHVDAFACEGCSVCEMVCPAEAITMKPAVAGALMLYTQEGRVFSTAQLKMGSGTSGMLVTKVKKQMKSIDVNTDLAIIDGSPGIGCPVIASLSGVDMVLIVTEPSISGISDMERIIKTIEKFGTKTAVCINKYDTNLENTEKIQEFCKKAGLPFIGNIPYDSEAVKAINMGQTIVDVECESGKAVKVIYQKTRALLFESER from the coding sequence ATGAAAGAGCTTCTCATTCTAAGCGGTAAGGGTGGAACGGGTAAGACCACTATAGCAAGTGCATTCATTAGACTTTCAGAGGCGAAAGCCTACGCGGATTGTGATGTCGATGCACCAAACCTTCACCTCATAACCGGACAAAGATATAATCCGCTTGTAACGGATTATTATGGGTTACCCAAAGCAGAGATCGATCAAGACTTATGTATTGAGTGTGATCGTTGCAGGCAAAACTGTCGCTTCGATGGGATTTATGTTGAGGACAGTTACCATGTGGATGCTTTTGCTTGTGAAGGATGCAGCGTTTGCGAGATGGTGTGTCCGGCGGAGGCGATAACCATGAAGCCGGCTGTGGCAGGTGCTTTAATGCTATACACTCAAGAGGGTAGAGTATTTTCTACAGCACAACTAAAAATGGGTAGTGGGACTTCGGGCATGTTGGTTACAAAAGTAAAAAAGCAAATGAAATCAATCGACGTGAACACAGATCTTGCTATCATTGACGGTTCCCCTGGAATTGGTTGTCCGGTTATAGCTTCCCTTAGTGGTGTGGATATGGTACTCATTGTAACAGAGCCTTCTATATCCGGTATCAGCGATATGGAGCGCATCATAAAAACCATTGAAAAATTTGGAACAAAGACAGCTGTATGTATCAATAAATATGATACGAACCTAGAAAATACAGAGAAAATACAAGAGTTTTGCAAAAAAGCAGGTCTACCTTTTATTGGGAATATTCCTTACGATTCGGAAGCAGTAAAAGCGATTAACATGGGGCAGACCATTGTGGATGTTGAATGTGAATCCGGTAAGGCTGTTAAGGTTATTTATCAAAAGACCAGGGCACTACTTTTTGAATCTGAAAGATAA
- a CDS encoding NifB/NifX family molybdenum-iron cluster-binding protein, with protein MIKIAIASEKDVVTEHFGHCINFNIFDVEGNQIVKTESIPNPGHKPGFLPNFLNDLGVNVIISGGMGGGAVDIFNEKGIEVVVGARGSARAVAEAYLQGALKSTGSICHEHQHHDECV; from the coding sequence ATGATTAAAATAGCGATTGCAAGTGAAAAAGACGTGGTAACGGAACATTTTGGACATTGTATTAATTTCAATATTTTTGATGTGGAGGGCAATCAGATTGTTAAGACGGAATCCATACCTAATCCTGGACATAAACCCGGTTTTCTTCCCAATTTTTTAAATGATCTGGGTGTCAATGTCATTATATCTGGCGGCATGGGTGGTGGTGCTGTGGATATTTTTAATGAAAAGGGTATTGAAGTTGTAGTCGGTGCAAGAGGCAGTGCCAGAGCGGTTGCAGAAGCCTATTTACAAGGTGCACTTAAGTCAACCGGTTCCATTTGTCACGAACATCAGCATCATGATGAATGTGTGTAA
- a CDS encoding ABC transporter permease: MKLLLNLVRKDFKKNKVMTLSLTVFLILSALMLAGGLRITGTLVSSLNGLNDIALPPHYLQMHKGTYDEEAISEFIKKHTYIKEAQTVKMLNVNNADFFYKEESFETSLMDNGFIIQNEKFDFLLNMKNEPAVIGPGEIGVPVYFSETLGIQKGDILKLQKDDDYKEFVVAAIIRDASMNSALASSKRFLIHQVDMEEIAQYMGEWEYMFEFLLEEGASTSLLGKDYMEEGMPANGVAITGSLLTMINGVSHGLVALIILAISMLLITMAMVCLSYIIRATLADETTTIGEMRAIGFPSKAIHQLYQTKYLLLSIVAGIIGYIGAIPFGDFLSSSVILYNGYGHGTWMEWVLPMVGTVILILMVMRRCRRILHKNLKSTTVEMMRGNGSMKKEGHYRLPVKGLRWHNMEIALGELKCKWKTYVVIFFVFVLTSFLILLPMNMKNTIENPSFITYMGIGECDIRVDIQYSENLEQQKDDIVSYLRTDEDIEKYAVYRTNFIEVKNDQDEWAYIRVEKGDASVFPLAYLEGNPPLDGQTIALSYLNASELGLQVGDHMEIKYQGEVLLFKVSGIYQDITYGGKTAKTNFDFKENNVEAYNVFLDLNTGVDIDEKTVTLRSILEDSKITPIHAFIGQTLGGISDNMALVESAAIVIALLLMMIITVMFSQLMMAREHSAIAIKKAMGFSNKDIRIQLGIRIVLVQFIGIVLGTVLAKSLGEEIFGWLLSFMGASKITMLVKPMSTYLLWPAVQIALVLVTVVGATKAVNSYHIRNQVIE, encoded by the coding sequence ATGAAATTATTATTGAACCTTGTCCGAAAGGACTTTAAAAAAAACAAAGTCATGACCTTATCCTTGACCGTATTCCTAATCTTATCTGCACTCATGTTGGCAGGTGGATTACGTATTACAGGCACATTAGTATCCTCCTTAAACGGTCTAAATGATATTGCCCTACCACCTCATTATCTACAAATGCATAAGGGAACTTATGATGAGGAAGCTATATCAGAGTTTATAAAAAAACATACCTATATCAAAGAGGCACAAACCGTCAAGATGTTGAATGTTAACAATGCAGACTTCTTTTATAAGGAAGAAAGCTTTGAAACGTCCTTGATGGACAATGGGTTTATTATTCAAAATGAGAAGTTCGACTTTCTTCTGAATATGAAGAATGAGCCGGCTGTAATTGGTCCTGGCGAGATTGGTGTACCTGTTTACTTTAGTGAAACACTAGGGATTCAAAAAGGGGACATACTAAAACTACAAAAGGATGATGATTATAAAGAATTTGTCGTAGCAGCCATCATCCGTGATGCATCTATGAACTCGGCCCTTGCCTCATCCAAACGGTTTTTGATTCATCAGGTGGACATGGAAGAAATAGCTCAGTATATGGGTGAATGGGAGTATATGTTTGAGTTTCTTTTAGAAGAGGGTGCATCTACCTCATTACTAGGTAAGGATTATATGGAAGAAGGTATGCCGGCTAATGGCGTTGCGATAACAGGTAGCCTACTGACGATGATCAATGGTGTATCACATGGTCTCGTGGCCTTGATTATATTAGCCATCAGTATGTTGCTGATTACCATGGCCATGGTATGCTTGTCTTATATTATACGGGCAACACTAGCGGATGAAACCACTACCATAGGAGAAATGAGAGCCATAGGTTTCCCAAGCAAAGCCATACATCAGTTGTATCAGACAAAATACCTCCTACTTAGTATCGTTGCCGGTATTATTGGTTATATTGGTGCTATACCTTTTGGAGATTTCTTATCATCCTCAGTTATTTTATATAATGGATATGGTCATGGTACTTGGATGGAATGGGTACTGCCTATGGTAGGAACAGTAATTCTAATTCTAATGGTCATGCGGCGTTGTCGTCGTATCCTTCATAAAAATCTAAAAAGTACTACAGTAGAAATGATGCGGGGAAATGGAAGCATGAAAAAGGAAGGTCATTATAGATTACCGGTTAAGGGCTTGAGGTGGCACAACATGGAGATTGCTCTTGGTGAACTAAAATGTAAATGGAAAACATATGTTGTGATTTTCTTCGTGTTTGTATTGACATCCTTTCTAATCTTATTACCGATGAATATGAAAAATACCATAGAAAATCCTTCCTTTATTACCTATATGGGTATTGGAGAGTGCGATATTCGTGTGGATATTCAATACAGTGAGAACCTGGAACAACAAAAAGATGACATCGTGTCCTACTTGAGAACAGATGAGGATATTGAAAAGTATGCCGTTTATAGAACCAATTTTATAGAAGTGAAGAATGACCAAGATGAATGGGCGTACATACGTGTAGAAAAAGGCGATGCATCGGTCTTTCCTCTGGCTTATCTTGAAGGTAACCCACCACTTGATGGTCAAACCATCGCCCTATCTTACCTAAATGCTTCTGAACTAGGTCTGCAAGTGGGTGACCATATGGAAATCAAATATCAAGGTGAAGTGCTTCTGTTTAAGGTCAGTGGTATATATCAAGATATTACCTATGGTGGAAAAACCGCCAAGACAAACTTTGATTTCAAAGAGAATAATGTAGAAGCTTATAATGTGTTTCTGGATCTTAATACGGGCGTTGATATCGATGAAAAGACAGTTACACTACGCAGTATATTAGAAGACAGTAAAATAACACCGATACATGCATTTATCGGGCAAACCCTTGGTGGTATTTCTGATAATATGGCATTGGTAGAAAGCGCAGCCATCGTGATCGCACTGCTTTTGATGATGATCATAACCGTCATGTTTTCACAGTTAATGATGGCAAGAGAGCATAGTGCCATAGCCATCAAAAAGGCAATGGGTTTTAGTAATAAGGACATAAGAATACAACTAGGTATTCGGATTGTACTGGTTCAATTTATAGGCATCGTCCTTGGGACTGTCCTAGCTAAGTCTCTAGGAGAAGAAATCTTTGGTTGGCTTTTATCATTTATGGGAGCTTCTAAAATAACGATGTTGGTGAAGCCAATGTCCACATATTTGTTATGGCCGGCTGTGCAGATTGCTCTTGTACTGGTCACAGTGGTTGGCGCAACAAAGGCTGTAAATAGCTATCATATAAGAAATCAAGTTATAGAATAG
- a CDS encoding flavodoxin domain-containing protein encodes MGTIVIYKSRTGYTKKYADWIAEELGCQSYDYKSAMSLDLSQFDTIIFGGSLHASGILGLKNIKKKLDFSKTKKLLVFAVGATPPVAGLEKMLTEKNVGEEERSMVKIFYMRGGFNYDRLNLVDKLLMSMMKRGIMKKKEDERTADEKGMLAAFDYPLDFTNRKNIRPIINYYRGDDHVG; translated from the coding sequence ATGGGTACAATAGTTATTTACAAATCAAGAACCGGTTATACAAAGAAATACGCAGATTGGATTGCTGAGGAACTTGGATGTCAATCCTATGATTACAAATCGGCAATGTCACTCGACTTGTCCCAATTTGATACAATTATATTTGGGGGTAGTCTACACGCATCGGGAATACTGGGACTAAAAAACATTAAAAAGAAATTGGACTTTTCAAAAACCAAAAAGCTTCTGGTTTTTGCGGTTGGTGCGACACCGCCAGTAGCTGGTCTTGAAAAAATGTTAACAGAAAAAAATGTAGGAGAAGAAGAAAGGTCCATGGTTAAGATTTTTTACATGAGAGGTGGGTTTAACTACGATCGGTTAAATCTAGTGGATAAGTTGCTTATGTCTATGATGAAAAGAGGTATTATGAAAAAGAAAGAAGATGAGCGTACCGCAGACGAAAAAGGTATGCTGGCTGCTTTTGATTACCCTTTGGACTTTACAAACAGAAAAAATATTCGACCAATTATTAATTATTATAGGGGTGATGACCATGTTGGTTAA
- a CDS encoding helix-turn-helix transcriptional regulator: protein MKNKRMKIARMEWDMKQEDLAKKVGVTRQTIGLIEAGDYNPTLNLCIAICKALGKTLNDLFWEE, encoded by the coding sequence ATGAAAAATAAACGTATGAAAATAGCTCGAATGGAATGGGATATGAAACAAGAAGATTTGGCAAAAAAAGTTGGTGTAACAAGGCAAACAATTGGACTCATAGAAGCTGGGGACTACAATCCAACACTTAATCTTTGTATCGCAATTTGCAAAGCGTTGGGTAAAACACTAAATGATTTATTTTGGGAGGAATAA